The Trichoplusia ni isolate ovarian cell line Hi5 chromosome 17, tn1, whole genome shotgun sequence genome includes a region encoding these proteins:
- the LOC113502567 gene encoding peroxidase-like: MLPLLLFLLSGANAALFYDSYHGVPITIDEVKRHDKTNTTFWCVNEVEPCHPLEGRRVDGSCNNLRFPSRGASHTPFTRVLPPIYDKDFEPKKSASGNELPLARYLRTRLISVGRIPSQVFTQLAIHFFVFMSADVVSLHDTINYIAWRPYCCAEKGKNDSYCVPNKIPHDDPVHRFSGHNCLNMTRPESFQSIGCIPKGTTPDRIVSSTPLLDLSTIYGNFLKSLNEKGRLFEKGLLKFEVENGRIWPPSVKTKASVCFLNQLPHETRCHNMPEDGGNTLGSINLMAVWFWRNHNFIATELLKVNPCWDDERLFTTARDINIAISLQIYYYELMPIFLGYENLLKDRVIIPTGGFRDIYNENVLPQLSLEYPFVLRWVHTIQEGALKMYDKDGYYLRQYPIVNLTLRTGFFAVDDNIDYITQGSFRQGSAHIDYVADPDITEQGMGPHQKVSDLMTNDLAKNRYFGFQPYVKYREACFGTTINKFEDLKGFIDPERVEILKDVYESVEDIDLMAGIWVERPIKGGSVPPTFYCLVIDQLRRNVVSDRHWYERPNRPNAFTAHQLAELRKMTIARILCNVGDTVTQIQPHAFLKAGFKNPIASCHLIPDINYGAWKDLNCQNSHWQ; this comes from the exons ATGTTGCCTCTgttgctgtttttgttgagtGGTGCTAATGCTGCGTTGTTCTATGACTCGTATCATGGAGTACCGATAACGATTGATGAAGTGAAGCGGCACGATAAAACGAATACGacttt TTGGTGTGTGAACGAAGTGGAACCATGTCACCCGTTGGAAGGCAGGCGCGTCGATGGCTCGTGCAACAACCTCCGGTTCCCATCCAGGGGAGCGAGCCATACACCCTTCACAAGAGTATTGCCACCTATTTATGACAAAG ATTTTGAGCCAAAGAAATCAGCATCAGGTAACGAGCTGCCCCTCGCCCGGTATCTAAGAACTCGTCTGATATCTGTTGGAAGGATTCCTAGCCAAGTGTTCACTCAGCTCGCTATACATTTCTTCGTATTTATGTCAGCTGATGTAGTCTCCTTGCATGATACAA ttaattatattgcttGGAGGCCATACTGCTGCGCAGAGAAAGGCAAAAACGACTCTTATTGCGTCCCGAATAAAATACCTCATGACGATCCGGTTCATCGCTTCTCTGGTCACAATTGCTTAAACATGACCAGACCAGAGTCTTTCCAGAGCATTGGATGTATACCTAAGGGTACTACGCCTGACAGA ATTGTATCATCAACTCCTCTCCTGGACTTATCGACGATATACGGAAACTTCTTGAAAAGTCTTAATGAAAAAGGGAGACTTTTTGAAAAAGGATTATTGAAGTTCGAAGTGGAAAACGGCAGGATCTGGCCTCCCAGTGTCAAGACAAAAGCTAGCGTGTGCTTTTTGAACCAACTTCCACATGAAACAAGGTGCCATAATATGC CCGAAGATGGCGGCAACACATTAGGTAGTATCAATCTAATGGCTGTCTGGTTCTGGAGGAACCACAACTTCATAGCCACTGAGCTCCTGAAGGTGAACCCTTGTTGGGATGATGAACGGCTCTTCACCACGGCTAGAGATATCAACATCGCTATATCCCTGCAGATCTATTATTACGAGCTTATGCCTATATTCTTGG GCTATGAAAACTTGCTTAAAGATAGAGTTATCATCCCAACTGGTGGCTTCAGGGACATCTACAATGAAAACGTTTTACCACAACTGTCTCTCGAATACCCATTCGTTTTGAGATGGGTGCACACTATTCAAGAAGGCGCTTTAAA aATGTACGATAAGGATGGTTATTATTTAAGACAATATCCGATAGTGAATCTGACATTAAGAACTGGATTCTTCGCCGTCGATGACAATATAGACTACATAACACAGGGAAGTTTTAGACAGGGAAGCGCTCATATTGACTATGTTGCTGATCCTGAT ATTACAGAGCAAGGTATGGGTCCTCATCAAAAGGTATCTGATTTGATGACAAACGACTTGGCAAAGAACCGCTACTTCGGCTTCCAGCCTTACGTCAAATACAGGGAGGCGTGCTTCGGTACAACCATTAATAAATTCGAAGATCTAAAAGGATTCATTGACCCGGAG aGAGTAGAAATCCTAAAAGACGTATACGAAAGCGTAGAAGACATCGATCTTATGGCGGGCATTTGGGTAGAGAGGCCTATAAAAGGAGGGTCTGTTCCTCCCACCTTCTACTGCCTGGTGATCGATCAGCTCAGACGCAATGTGGTCTCCGATAGACATTGGTATGAGAGACCTAACAGACCCAATGCGTTTACTGCAC atcaaCTTGCTGAATTAAGAAAAATGACGATAGCCAGAATCCTCTGCAATGTTGGTGATACCGTGACGCAAATACAGCCTCACGCGTTCCTAAAAGCTGGGTTCAA gaatCCAATTGCGAGTTGCCATCTTATACCTGATATTAATTATGGAGCTTGGAAGGACCTTAACTGTCAAAATTCACATTGGCAATAA